From the genome of Nicotiana sylvestris chromosome 2, ASM39365v2, whole genome shotgun sequence, one region includes:
- the LOC104245017 gene encoding disease resistance RPP13-like protein 4 codes for MVDAVVTVFLEKLLNVLTEESRFLTKYRQQFEKLKNELLFMQSFLKDAERLKRKNNTLKGVMSCLRDLIFEAEEILEDCQNQSADSDRATTCFHPKRLSLRHQTGKRLAEINDRISEIKQNISTYLGVPLLKEGSMEAHNNLMSRWTSSLYDHTQVVGLEGDTEKIKDWLFEARDGLLAIAFVGMGGLGKTTLAQKVFNDRRVEDHFERRIWVSVSQTFTEEQVMRSILRSLGDACVGDDQCELLRKINQYLLGKRFLIVMDDVWSLDNAWWQKIYAGLPKGNGSSVIVTTRNELVARKMGVTEARIHWPKFLNEHYSWLLFRKIAFAASAGECNFPELEDVGKEIVEKCKGLPLAIKAVGGVMLCKPPYYHEWRRIANHFRDELKENDDSVTASLQLSYDELPPYLKSCFLCFSLFPEDCVIPKDQLIRWWIGESFIPLRSGRSSTEVGEDCFSQLSNRCLIEVVDKAYNGVIHTCKMHDMVRDLVIKIAEDDAFCTPSDATCRHLGIKSEMNGKQLLSNRKLRALLTTTKSGEVNKIRFDIAKKLCKSRHLQVLDLSKSIFDLPLSSLLEGIGSAKQLTYLSLSNTHPMIGVPASISKLEKLQILDFSYCQNMKMLPSCVLTFEELAVLDVNNCGSLEYLPKGLSRLSNLQVLLGFKPAKVSQPGGCRIAELRRLTRLRTLSLRLTQNEEIGDDEGNVLVDLQELQFLTISCFGSQDNGLATKLGRLYPPRQLHELILKFYPGKTSPEWLNPTSLPMLRYLSIISGDITQMHENFWGDGSTAWKIEGLLLESLSDLRLEWSAMHQVMPSLRILKVSWCPELESFPIEDAGFRGGLWKKDEHWG; via the coding sequence ATGGTGGATGCGGTGGTCACTGTATTCTTGGAGAAACTTCTGAATGTTCTCACAGAGGAGAGTAGGTTTCTTACTAAATACAGACAGCAATTTGAAAAACTGAAGAACGAGCTGCTATTCATGCAAAGCTTTCTCAAAGATGCAGAGAGGCTCAAGAGGAAAAACAACACCCTTAAAGGAGTCATGTCGTGTTTGCGAGACTTAATTTTCGAAGCTGAAGAGATACTTGAGGACTGCCAGAATCAATCTGCAGATAGTGATCGGGCTACTACATGCTTCCATCCCAAAAGGCTATCTCTTCGCCATCAAACTGGGAAGCGCCTTGCTGAAATCAATGACAGAATCTCGGAGATAAAGCAAAACATTTCAACATATCTTGGAGTACCACTTCTAAAAGAAGGAAGTATGGAGGCACACAATAATCTAATGTCAAGATGGACTTCTTCCCTTTATGACCACACTCAGGTAGTTGGTTTGGAAGGTGACACTGAGAAGATAAAGGATTGGCTATTTGAAGCAAGAGATGGTTTACTTGCCATTGCATTTGTGGGTATGGGAGGACTTGGCAAAACCACTCTTGCTCAGAAAGTCTTCAATGACAGAAGGGTGGAGGATCACTTTGAGAGGAGGATTTGGGTGTCTGTTTCTCAAACATTTACTGAGGAACAAGTCATGAGAAGCATATTGAGGAGTTTAGGAGATGCATGCGTTGGTGATGACCAGTGTGAACTGTTAAGAAAAATAAACCAGTACCTTTTGGGAAAGAGGTTTTTGATTGTTATGGATGATGTTTGGAGCTTGGACAATGCTTGGTGGCAAAAAATTTATGCTGGACTGCCCAAAGGAAATGGGAGCAGTGTTATTGTAACAACGAGAAATGAGCTAGTCGCTCGCAAGATGGGAGTTACAGAAGCAAGAATACATTGGCCAAAATTCCTCAATGAGCACTACAGTTGGTTACTATTCCGGAAGATTGCGTTTGCAGCAAGTGCAGGTGAATGCAATTTCCCCGAGTTGGAGGACGTGGGAAAGGAGATTGTGGAAAAATGCAAGGGTCTTCCTTTAGCAATCAAAGCAGTAGGAGGAGTGATGCTTTGCAAGCCACCTTACTATCACGAATGGAGGCGTATTGCAAATCATTTCCGTGATGAATTGAAAGAAAATGATGACTCAGTGACGGCCTCACTACAGTTGAGCTATGATGAACTCCCTCCTTACTTGAAATCCTGTTTCCTCTGTTTTTCACTCTTTCCTGAAGATTGTGTCATACCAAAAGACCAACTGATCCGTTGGTGGATTGGAGAAAGCTTCATACCTCTGAGAAGTGGTAGGTCATCGACTGAAGTGGGAGAAGATTGTTTCTCACAACTATCCAATCGGTGTTTGATAGAAGTTGTTGATAAGGCTTACAATGGTGTGATCCACACATGCAAAATGCATGATATGGTTCGTGACTTGGTGATCAAAATAGCAGAGGATGATGCATTTTGCACCCCATCTGATGCAACTTGTCGGCATTTGGGTATTAAGAGTGAGATGAATGGGAAGCAACTACTGAGCAATCGAAAGTTACGAGCACTGCTAACAACCACAAAGAGTGGTGAAGTAAACAAAATCCGTTTCGACATTGCCAAGAAGTTGTGCAAGAGTCGACACCTCCAAGTATTGGATCTGTCAAAATCAATTTTCGATTTGCCTCTTTCAAGTTTGTTGGAAGGCATTGGATCTGCCAAACAGCTTACTTATCTCAGTTTAAGCAATACACATCCAATGATTGGAGTTCCAGCTTCCATATCCAAGCTTGAAAAATTACAGATTTTGGATTTCAGCTATTGCCAAAATATGAAAATGCTCCCCTCTTGCGTTCTGACATTTGAGGAACTTGCTGTTTTAGATGTGAACAACTGTGGTTCACTTGAGTACCTTCCAAAAGGATTAAGTAGGCTTTCCAATCTTCAAGTATTGCTTGGATTTAAGCCTGCAAAAGTAAGCCAACCAGGAGGTTGTCGTATAGCTGAGCTCAGACGCCTCACTCGACTCAGAACTCTCAGTTTAAGACTAACTCAAAATGAGGAGATTGGAGATGATGAGGGGAATGTACTGGTAGATCTCCAAGAACTTCAATTTTTAACAATAAGTTGCTTTGGCAGTCAAGATAATGGACTTGCGACCAAACTTGGTAGACTTTATCCTCCACGACAACTCCACGAGCTGATTCTCAAATTTTATCCAGGTAAGACAAGTCCTGAATGGCTTAACCCTACATCTCTGCCCATGTTGCGGTACCTGTCAATCATTTCTGGTGATATTACACAAATGCATGAGAACTTCTGGGGTGATGGTAGTACTGCTTGGAAAATTGAGGGCTTATTGTTGGAATCTTTATCGGATTTGAGATTGGAATGGTCAGCAATGCATCAAGTAATGCCTTCCTTAAGAATACTCAAGGTTAGCTGGTGTCCTGAGTTGGAGTCATTTCCAATTGAAGATGCAGGGTTTAGAGGGGGTCTATGGAAGAAGGATGAACATTGGGGCTGA
- the LOC104219146 gene encoding uncharacterized protein, with the protein MARTRNSDTETQDAAQETIATIVAQGRTKKALTQKRKGKSSKGAQVPRVEHEEGVEHDDPVPQDPVSPPTAAPIQATISPAVGQMFNAINSAMEMFKAFMANQNERRDEIPPQSNRQNNSESSRVNEFLKLSPLVFHGSIVDEDPMLWLEGVKKALRVMKAFDDEAVEQVAYQLRDVAGAWFEMWEKERDEDDGPPTWEEFEEAFMANFIPEEDKEAKTTEFEQLKQGNKSVQEYYMEFVRLAKHAPHIVKTEKAKIRRFVGGLAYHIKDTTSAATVGMTAFSSVVGFAKHLEKDRQHRREEKEHNKKARISGRFNGTSNGGGRDSFNKESLAPAQSSLCGTCKRQRLGQCKLGFHGCYHCGDIGHIKANCPKLRRNFSGGSTRPSSSLATAVAPPQARGSHNQTGHEASRGADRVTQGGGQPRLFATLDRQSAEASAEVITGILLVCSHNAYAIMDPGSTFSYVTPYFAINLGLEPEQLSESFLVSTPVGKSVKVTRVYRGCIVSVQGRNTKADLIELEMVDFDVIMGMDWLSSYYAILDCHAKIVRFQFPNEEVLEWKGSSASLVGKFISYLKAQRVISKGCLAYLGHIINPESEPPALQSVPIVREFLEVFPDDLPGLPPERIIDFSIDLMPGTQPISIPPYKMAPTAKN; encoded by the exons ATGGCTCGTACTCGCAACTCTGACACCGAGACTCAGGATGCTGCTCAAGAAACTATTGCTACTATTGTGGCTCAAGGCAgaactaaaaaggctctaactcagAAAAGGAAAGGTAAATCCTCAAAGGGTGCTCAAGTACCCCGGGTTGAACATGAAGAAGGGGTGGAGCATGATGATCCAGTACCTCAGGATCCAGTGTcgcccccaacagcagctccgATTCAGGCAACTATATCTCCCGCGGTGGGTCAGATGTTTAATGCTATCAACAGTGCTATGGAGATGTTTAAAGCCTTTATGGCCAACCAGAACGAGAGAAGAGATGAGATTCCACCTCAatcaaatagacaaaacaattctgagtcctcaagagtgaatgaatttttgaagttgagtcCTCTAGTGTTCCATGGTTCTATAGTTGATGAAGATCCAATGTTGTGGCTGGAGGGTGTCAAAAAAGCCCTCCGAgtgatgaaagcatttgatgatgaaGCTGTGGAGCAGGTTGCTTACCAGCTTAGAGATGTGGCTGGcgcttggtttgagatgtgggaaaaggaaagagatgaagatgatggtccgcctacttgggaagaatttgaagaggccTTCATGGCTAACTTTATCCCAGAAGAGGATAAGGAAGCTAAGACTACAGAGTTCGAACAGctcaagcaagggaataaaagtgTGCAAGAGTACTATATGGAATTCGTAAGGTTAGCTAAGCATGCTCCTCACATAGTTAAGACAGAAAAAGCAAAAATTCGCAGGTTTGTTGGCGGTTTAGCTTACCACATTAAGGATACGACATCAGCTGCAACGGTAGGGATGACAGCCTTCTCCTCTGTTGTGGGATTTGCCAAGCACTTAGAAAAAGACAGACAACataggagagaagaaaaagagcataACAAGAAAGCCCGGATATCGGGCAGGTTTAATGGTACATCCAACGGAGGTGGAAGGGATTCCTTTAATAAGGAGTCATTAGCACCAGCTCAGTCCA GTCTTTGTGGAACATGTAAGCGGCAACGTTTAGGTCAGTGCAAGCTCGGGTTTCATGGTTGCTATCATTGCGGAGACATTGGTCATATAAAGGCCAACTGCCCAAAGTTGAGACGTAATTTCAGTGGGGGATCAACTCGTCCTTCTAGTTCCTTAGCTACTGCAGTTGCACCACCTCAGGCTCGTGGGTCTCATAATCAGACTGGGCATGAGGCAAGCAGAGGTGCAGATCGAGTTACTCAAGGAGGGGGTCAACCCCGTTTGTTTGCCACACTTGATCGTCAGAGTGCAGAGGCATCTGCagaagttattacaggtatactTTTAGTATGCTCACATAATGCTTATGCCATAATGGATCCAGGTTCAACGTTTTCATATGTGACTCCATACTTTGCAATAAACCTCGGACTAGAACCTGAACAACTTAGTGAGTCATTCCTAGTATCTACTCCAGTTGGCAAGTCAGTGAAAGTCACAAGAGTCTATAGAGGTTGTATAGTTTCAGTCCAAGGTCGCAACACCAAAGCCGATCTCATAGAGTTAgaaatggtggatttcgatgtgatcatgggtatggattggttatcttcctACTATGCCATattagattgtcatgccaagatagtcaggttccaatttccaaatgaagaagtcttagagtggaagggtagttcagcatcacttgtaggtaagtttatttcttaccttaaggcacaACGAGTGATCAGTAAGGGGTGTCTCGCCTATTTGGGTCACATCATTAACccagaatcagaaccaccagcTCTTCAGTCTGTGCCAATTGTTAGAGAATTTCTAGAAGTTTTCCCAGATGACCTTCCCGGACTTCCTCCTGAAAGAATCATAGACTTTAGCATTGATCtcatgccaggcactcagcctatATCTATACCTCCTTATAAGATGGCTCCCactgccaagaattga